The segment GAGCAGAATTCCGCCGTGCGCATGAAGGGTTTGAGAAAAGTCTTCTTGTGGAATTCCGGCTTCGCTTTCACGAGCTGCTGGTTCACGTATTGCAGAAAGCGATTCGTGCTGTACGCGAAGGGATAATGGATCGGTTCGTCAATGGTGTAATCCGCGTTGCCGCGCGTGCTGTTGACGTGCGTGATGGCGTGACAGGACGTGCAGGTGATGCCGGCCTGCGCGGTGGGATGATGCACGTCGTCAAATTTCGGGTCGTCAAACGCTCCGCTGAAAAACGGAACCACATCGTGGCAACCCGCGCACCAGCGGGCCGCCTTCACGTTCCCGTCGCGCTGGAGCGCAACCCGACGCGTCTCGCGCACGCTGAACAGATACGGCTTGTTGTTGAACGAGCTGAAATGGTGAGCGCTGTGGAACCAGCCTTTGTAGGCATCCTCATGGCACTTCAAACAATAGTCGTCCATCATCATTGTGCGGGCCGGGATGAAGTTGCCCGTCGCGGTCCGGGCGAGTGACGGTTCGAAGTATTTCTTTCCCTCCACGGACCCGACCTGGTTCTTCCTCGGGTGCGCCGAGTGGAGGAGCACCATTCCCAACACGATGGCTCCGACAGCCGCGGCCCAGCGCAGGCCGACCTGCCACTTGATCCGCGGCCCCGCCAGGCGATGCAAGATGTAAAGCCAGATTGCAAACAGCGGCGCGATCACGTGCGCCCAGTATGCGACAGACCGCGCCTGGGGATTCTTGAGTCCGACGTTTTTGAACTGGAAGATGTCAATGCGCGTAAGCAGCAGTCCTGTCACCAGCACGACCAGGCTCGTGGCGAAAAGCAGATAGCCCACCCTGACTGCGCGGCGGTTGGGCCGGTCATGTGCGTTCCGGATGTGAATGGCACCGAAGATGACCACCGGAAGGACGAGCAACAATCCCAGCGCCAGGTGGGCGCCAAACATCACCATATAGAACCAGTTCTGATATGTCTGGTTGGCTCCCGCCTTCAGCCATTCCAGGAAGGTAATCGCGCTGAGATAAACCGAATTGGCGGCGAGCACCGCGACCAGCCCAAAAATACAGAGCAAAAGGACTCGCAGTTTTGGGCCGACCGCCCGCACGTATCTTTTTCGGGACGGGGTCGAAGGGACTGGGTTTTCAATGCTCATGATGTCCGAACAATTTCACATTTCGTCGACAAAAGTTCATCCGCCTGGTTCGGCTTCGCCCATTAATTCAATAGCTAAACGTGGCCTGGGCGTAAAGGTAATCGGCATCCCTGGCACCCCCCGATCCCGCAAGTGAACTTTTCACGTAGCTGCCGGCGAAAAAATGACCATAGCCGCCCTGCAAAACCGCGCATGTCTTGACGGCGTACGAAACGACCATTTCCACTTCCGATCCCACGTAGCGGCTGTAACCGGGATTGATGCCATAGCCCCCGCCGGGAGTCGGAGCCAGCCCGCCCCGCCGCGCGCCGGACACGGTGTAAAAAGAGTCGTGGGTGTCGGCCAGCCAGAAGGCGTGGCCGTCCAGCGCAACGGTCAGCGGCCTGGCGGGTCTCAGCGAGCCGCTGACGCGGACGTCGTGAATGTTCTGCCACGAAACGAAATCCATGGCGCCGTAAAATTTGTGATTTGACGGGAAGAGATTGTCGAACGTCCCGTGCTTGCTGTCATTCGGATTGTTGTCGCCGGAGGAATAGTTGTACTCAACGCCCAGGCGGGGTGAACCGGAAGCGTTCTTCCATGTGTAACCCCCGGCAACGTGCGCGGCCAATGCCTCCTGATCGAGGGCCGGTCCGGCGACCGTTTCCTTGTAACGTCCAAACTGGCCCGCCAGTTCGGCTTCGTAGTCCCAGCCGCCCGATTGTCCCGGCAACGATTTGACGCGCAGTCCGACGGTGTAAATGTCGCGGGGCGTGGCTCCGCCCGGTTGGGGAGCAGCGCCCGCGTTGGCGTCGGGGGAGCCAGCGCCGGTGTTCCGCGCGAGAAAATAAAGCTGCGTTTCCTGCCGGGGAATCAACGTTCGCGTCGAGGCGTAAACACCGGAGAACCAGTCGTAATCGTTCGCGACGTCAAAATTGTTGTCGTCGATTAGCACGACACGGCCCGCGAAGCCTTCCACCCAGACATCCCGGGTTTCAAATCGCAATTTGGCGGCGTCGAACGCGCGCGGCGCGTTGAGCCAGTCGGCGGAACCGACCAGGCGTTCGTCCCCATAAATCATTTCCTGACGACCAATCTTCGCCACCAGAGGAAATTCCTTGAGGTTGCCAAGTGCGATATAGCCTTGATGCAGATCGAACGGGCCGTTTGATTCCGGATTGGGATTACGATCGTCGCCGGTCGAGGAACTCCCCTGCCCTTCGACGAATGCGCCGATCCAGTCCATCTTGAATCCAAGATGCACCCGTTCGCGCAGCAACAGATACGTGTTGTCCGGATTGCCGCCGACCTTCCGAAAATCCACTGCTCCGGCCTGTCCGGCGGCGGCAAAATACTCCTTGTGCTCCTCGCGCACGCGAAACTGACCGCCAAGGTCCCACGCGTTGAAAATGGCTGACTCACTGCGCAGCCAGTCATTGACCAGGCCCGCACCGGGGGTGATGGCAGCAGCGGGTTTGGACATCGGCGGAGTTGCGGTACCCAGACGGTTGGTCGAGGTCACGGATTTGTCGTCGGCACGGGAGAAATCAGAACTCGAAGCCAGCAGGGTAAAGGAAAAAACAATTCGTTGCGCCACAAAAAGTCTGGTCGTTGCCATTTGGTTTGGTCGGAAACCAGACTTGAAAACGCGGAAAAGTGAAATGCCTTGGGGACAGATTGGGCCACGACAGGGGCGAAACGGAGTTATCGAGGGGTGAACAATGGGACAGGAGTCCGTCCTTGCATCGAAACTTCGCCGCTGGCCAGCCCTCAAAGTTGGGATCCGCACACTCTCTCGGGAACAATTTTGACTTTCTTACGCCGGCACGGGTAATTAACCTGAAGCAACTTCAAAAGCGTATGGACCACTACCTTGAACGCGTTGTTGACCTGCTCGATCCCTCTCTCAACCGCATCTACAACTTGACGCTTGATGAAGCGCGCAACCGTGTGCTTTCGGGCAAACCTGCGGCCGTTCGGGAAATCGACGGCTCATTCGCGTTGCTCGCGCAGGAAGGTAAAACCGTTCGTATGGCCCGCTCGCTCGATCGGCCCATGCGTTACTTTCTTGCCAAACGCCAGGAAGGCCCGGCGCTCATCGTCGCCGACCGCATCGACTCGATTCATCAAAAGCTCCGAGCCGAAGGACTCGACAACCAGTTTCATCCCAGTTACACGCGCATGGTACCGGCGCATTACCTCGTGGAAATCCAACTCGTCGGGTGTCCGGATCCCGATCCGATCTACACCCGTTTCTTCACACCACAACGCAACTCGCTTTCAACCGACCTCGACGAAATCGGCCGCCGCTACATCGGCGCGCTCGCCGATGAAATCGCGAAATGGCTGAAACAGATTCCTCAGCCGCAACCTTTGGGCGTTGCGTTCTCCGGTGGCATAGACAGCGGCTCTGTGTTCCTCGTGACGTATCATGTCATGCGCAAACTCGGCATGAACCCGTCTCGATTGAAGGCGTTCACATTGAACCTCGGCGGCGGCCCGGATTTCCAGCAGGCGGGCGAGTTCCTGAGCCGGCTCGGA is part of the Candidatus Angelobacter sp. genome and harbors:
- a CDS encoding multiheme c-type cytochrome, translating into MSIENPVPSTPSRKRYVRAVGPKLRVLLLCIFGLVAVLAANSVYLSAITFLEWLKAGANQTYQNWFYMVMFGAHLALGLLLVLPVVIFGAIHIRNAHDRPNRRAVRVGYLLFATSLVVLVTGLLLTRIDIFQFKNVGLKNPQARSVAYWAHVIAPLFAIWLYILHRLAGPRIKWQVGLRWAAAVGAIVLGMVLLHSAHPRKNQVGSVEGKKYFEPSLARTATGNFIPARTMMMDDYCLKCHEDAYKGWFHSAHHFSSFNNKPYLFSVRETRRVALQRDGNVKAARWCAGCHDVVPFFSGAFDDPKFDDVHHPTAQAGITCTSCHAITHVNSTRGNADYTIDEPIHYPFAYSTNRFLQYVNQQLVKAKPEFHKKTFLKPFMRTAEFCS
- a CDS encoding alginate export family protein gives rise to the protein MATTRLFVAQRIVFSFTLLASSSDFSRADDKSVTSTNRLGTATPPMSKPAAAITPGAGLVNDWLRSESAIFNAWDLGGQFRVREEHKEYFAAAGQAGAVDFRKVGGNPDNTYLLLRERVHLGFKMDWIGAFVEGQGSSSTGDDRNPNPESNGPFDLHQGYIALGNLKEFPLVAKIGRQEMIYGDERLVGSADWLNAPRAFDAAKLRFETRDVWVEGFAGRVVLIDDNNFDVANDYDWFSGVYASTRTLIPRQETQLYFLARNTGAGSPDANAGAAPQPGGATPRDIYTVGLRVKSLPGQSGGWDYEAELAGQFGRYKETVAGPALDQEALAAHVAGGYTWKNASGSPRLGVEYNYSSGDNNPNDSKHGTFDNLFPSNHKFYGAMDFVSWQNIHDVRVSGSLRPARPLTVALDGHAFWLADTHDSFYTVSGARRGGLAPTPGGGYGINPGYSRYVGSEVEMVVSYAVKTCAVLQGGYGHFFAGSYVKSSLAGSGGARDADYLYAQATFSY
- a CDS encoding asparagine synthase-related protein; this encodes MDHYLERVVDLLDPSLNRIYNLTLDEARNRVLSGKPAAVREIDGSFALLAQEGKTVRMARSLDRPMRYFLAKRQEGPALIVADRIDSIHQKLRAEGLDNQFHPSYTRMVPAHYLVEIQLVGCPDPDPIYTRFFTPQRNSLSTDLDEIGRRYIGALADEIAKWLKQIPQPQPLGVAFSGGIDSGSVFLVTYHVMRKLGMNPSRLKAFTLNLGGGPDFQQAGEFLSRLGLGLFLEPVEAGLDAIDVAETIRILEDYKPLDVECASMGITLCRGIRARYPGWKFLTDGDGGDENLKDYPIEENPELTIRSVVNNLMLYQEGWGVGRIKHSLTYSGGLSRSYARTYAPAKHFGFEGFSPFTRPQVIAVAEAIPFATLTDMSVEKLYALKGEIVSHGVKAITGFDMPVFPKRRFQHGAVTKEHLRRQMPDQETILRRQFLSLYA